The following is a genomic window from Anser cygnoides isolate HZ-2024a breed goose chromosome 33, Taihu_goose_T2T_genome, whole genome shotgun sequence.
CGTGGCGTACACGGCGGGACGGACGGACACCTCCGAGTACGTGGTGCCAGGTGAGCGGCACGCGGGGCCGCGgctctccagcccccccccccccccggggtcccgTGGCACCGGGGCTGACGCCTGTCCCCCAGACGTGCCACCGGGCCACGCGCACTACTACTCCAACCCCAGCTACCACACGCTGTCCCAGTGCACGCTGCCTGCCCCCAGCGCCCAGGACAGAGCCAGCTCCCTAAAGgtacggcacggcacggcacggcacggcaccgGGCGCTACGCTGGGAGCCCCGTGGCCTACCTGGCTCCTTTTTCGGCCCCAGGTACCCGGCCCCCAGCTCTTCCCCGGTGCGGAGAGACCCTACGGCCCCGAAGGCAACGCCACGCTGCCCCCCGACTGGAAGCACCTCGGGGCACCCCCGCTGGGACCCAGGGGTGAGAGGGAGCGGGGGAAGGTGCTGGGCACCCCGGGATTTGGGGGGAGCACCTTGTGGGGTGCAGAGGGGGGACGGGGATTCCAAACCTGTCCCCTTGTCCCGGCCCCTGCTTCTTCACGGTCCTCGGCTTCCAGGTGGGGGGCACCTGGACCGGAGCTACAGCTACAGCtacagctgcagcctggggaagtACTACGGCAAGGGTACCCACggggaagggctggggctggggaggggaaggggatggggaggggaaggggatgaggaggggaaggggatggggaggggaaggggatggggacgggaacaggaacggggatggggaaggggaaggggagggggatagggaaagggaatgggggtaggggaaggggacggggatggaaattgggatggggatggaaatggggaagaggatggggaagagaatagggatagggatggggaagagaatggggatggggaagagaatggggatggggatggagaggagaaggcCTGGGAGTAGGGATGAAAACGGGAATAAAACCGAGCACTCTGTGCAGCGAGGGGTGGAACGGATGGGACACAGCtggtgcagggctgctccctTGCCCCTGTGATGGGGACCCCTCTGTCTCGTCCCGCAGAGCACccccaggaggggctgggggccagcGCCAGCTCCTTGGCCAGCGAGAACCCCTACGCCACCATCAAGGACCTGCCCCCCCCTCCTGGCCAAGACCCCCGAGGGCAGCTACATGGAGATGAAGGCCCCGGTGCAGCGGGAGATGTCCTACGCCGAGATCGGGCTCCTCGAGGAGCCTCCTGCCGGCCCCGAGGAGGGTACGGACGAGGGGGtacagccgggggggggcggccccagccctgctgccagctgcccccagcagccccctcttctccccccAGAGAGCATcccggggggggcagagggCGCGGaaccagccccggccccccccagccactACGACTCCCCCAAGAACAGCCACATCCCCAGCCACTACGACGTGCCCCCCGTCCGCCACCACCCGCCGTCCCCCCCGCTGCGCAGGAAGGACCGCTGAGCCgcccccccgcctgccccccgccccaaaaACCGCCCCTTGCCTCGGGGACAAGGACAAGGGACCCTGCCCTGGCTCCAGGACGTtatggggacaaggacaggggACACGGTGGGTCCGTCCCAGGGTCCGTGCAGGGGCTGAGcgccccccccggagcccctgtccctgtcccccagccctggggggtgCAGCCTGTAAATAAAGCCGGGTTGTTGGAACCGGGGCTCCAGGCTGCCTGCGGCCGCATCCTTGTgccaggggtggggggagcacagagggggccccggggggcgcAGCCCCGGGATGGGGCCGGGAACGACCCCGGGATGGGGCCGGGTAGgggcccccagaccccccttacgtgcccggggggctgcagcagggcgcGGGGATGGCGCAGCAAAGCGCCCAGGCCGGATCCAGAGCGCGCCTCGTGATTGGTCACTCCGGAGCAAGGCTCTGCCCGCTGATTGGTTCGGTGATCGCCCAACGCCGGCAAAGGGTCGGTGATTGGCCCAGGGGCGATCCGAGGGGGCTGCGGCGAAGCCCCGAGCGtggcccggggccgggccaaGGGACAGCGGGGGCTGGGGTGGTCCcagagggctgcaggaagggcCCGCGGGGGTCAACCGGTAACGGTCCGGTGAGGCCCCCACGGAGCGCCTCGGGAGGTGCAGGGAAGGTGCCAGGAGAGCTCCAGCAACAGCTTGGGACGGACCCAGAATAACCCAGGGACGGGCCCAGGAATGAACCAGCGAGGGCCCAAGGAAAGGGCCAGGGATGGGCCCAGGAATGGACCAGTGCCTGCTCCAGGAAAGGCTCGGGAATTGGCCCTAGAATGATCCAAATACAGCCGCAGAATATGTCTAGAAGTTTCCCCTGTAATGGTTGAATGAGGGCTGCAGAAGACGCCCAGTGACTGGCCCAGTAAAGGTGCGAGGACAGCTCCAGTACAGACTGAGTGATGGGCCCAGCTCTGGGACAAGGGGAGATCAAAAAAAGACCAAGCGACTGGCCCAAAAAATGTACAACAGCACTCCAGTAAAGACCCAGGCTTTAGCCCAGCTCTGTTCAGTTAAGGCTCCAATAAAGGCCCAGTGATTGCCCCAGGAATGCTGCAGTAACGGCTCCCTCAAACCCCACTAATTGGCTCATGAATTGTCCCGTGAGGGCTGCAGGAAAGGCCCCATCTTTGGCCCAGCAATGCTTCCCTGAGGGCTCCAACAAAATACCGGTGATCGGCCCAGTACGGCCCGCAGGCCAGCACCAGTAAATCCCAGTCCGTGCCCCAGTGCTGCCCGAAGAGGGCCCCGCAGGGCAGGCTCAGGGGCAGCTCCTCCCCAGTCCCTCGGCCGGGCCCAGCAACGCTCCCGGAGCGGATCCAAAGCGCGCCCCGTGATTGGCTGCTGAAGGTCCAGCACCGGCCCCGTGATTGGCCCAGCTCCGGTCCAGCGACAGAGCCCAACCAGGCCGAGTGGCGGGCCCAGAACTGCCCAGCAGGGctccggggggggccgggcttGCGCCCGCTCTGGTCCTGTTAAGGCTCCGCTAAAGGCCCAGCGGTTGCCCAGCTATGTAACATGACAGACCCCAACCAGGCCAAGGGATTGCCCCAGAAAATTTGCAATAGGCTCCACTAAAGACCCTGTCTTCGGCCCAATAATGGTACTAATAAAACACCACTAAGGACCCAGTGACTTGCCCATTAATGGCCAATGCTGGATTCAATAAAAGCCCACTGTATGGCCCAGTAAAGTGCAATGAAAGCTCCAGTAAAGGCCCAGTTTGTGGCCCAACTCTGGTCCAATTAAGGCTCCAATAAAGGCCCAGTGATTGCCCCAGGAATGCTCCAATAACGGCTCCGGGGAAGGCTCCGGGGAAGGCTCAGTATTTGCCCCATAATGAgtcagaaacagcagcagaacgTGCCCAGTGACTGTCCCTGTGATGGTCCGGTGAGGGCTGCACGAAAGGCCCAGCAGTGCTTCCATGAGGGCCCCAACAAAATGCCGGTGGTTGGCCCAGCGTAACTCAGAGGAGAACACCAGGAAAGGCCCCAGTAAGTCCCAGTGCTGCCCAAGAGGGCCCCGCCGGGCGCCCACTGCCGGCCCAGGGCAGGCTCAGGGCAGCTCCGGCCCAGCCCCTGGACCTGGCCCAGCAACGCTCCCGGAGCGGATCCAAAGCGCGCCCCGTGATTGGCCCAATCATTGTCCAATCAGCGCTGCAGCACGGCCCCACCCTTACCCCCCCCACCTTCCACCTcggccccgcccacccctcccggccccgccccctcccggtctcggccccgccccccgctcgccggccccgcccccgcgtTGCCATGGGGACGGCCCGAGGCCGCCGAGCGAGGTGGGGCCCGGCctggccccccccggccccatggggacccccgaggagccccccggggcccccccggcaccgggacccccctgCTCCGCGGGGGGACCCCCACAGCTCCCCCCTCCGGCGGTGGaaaccccctgggacccccccgaccccctaAGCAAACTTCTATAGGCCCCCCCCCGCTCTGGGACCCCCGTTTCCccctttggggacccccccagtgctgcccctCAGCACCCGGGACCCTCCTTCAACCCCTATGGAGACCTCCACGGGCACCCCCCagccttgggacccccccccccccatgccccttCTGGAGCCCTCCATGGGGACCCCCATGCGgttccccccccatccctgcaACCCCCTTGCTCCCTGTGGCGacccccattgcaccccccccccccattaccccccttACATCCCCTAATAGAGACCCCCAtaggtgtcccccccccacctctgGAACCCCCACCGGGTCCCCCCCACctatgggaccccccccagggtcctccccacccctgggacccccaccccgGGTCCCCTTCGGAGGGGGCTCCCCCTTAGCCCAGGGATCCTTTGGGTGCCAGcctcggggccggggggtgctggggggggggggggggggcgctgagtgtccccccccccggcccctccccagctgccgGCCATGAGGCGGCGCCGGGAGCGAACGCCCCGGGAGAAGGTGGCGGTGGCTGCCCCCGAGGAGGAGGCGAGGAACGCGGCGAGGAAGGGCGAGCAGGGCGCAGGTgaggctggcagtgctggggggggggggggcacagtcAGTGGGACCCCCCCTGACAcctcgcccccctccccccccccagaggagTACCAGTGCAGCGGCCTCCTGGAGCAGGACCTGGCCGAGCTCTGCGCCCGCGCCGGCATCGCCGCCGTCCCCGCGGTCACCCCGCGGCCGTCCCCCGCTGGCCCCGCAGCCGGTGAGCGGGGTGCGGGagagggggggcggggggagttgtgctggggtttggggtcccgAGGCACCCATCCCTCTGCAGCGGAGGGCGAGGAACCGGCGGGGCCGGAGACCCGCACCCGGCGCCGGCACGGCCACGTCCAGCGCTGCGTCCAGGTGGAGACGGAGCACGACGACCCCCGGAGCGTCCGCGAGGTCTTCGTGCGAGGTGAGCCCCCAAAAttcccccaaaatgtccctAGGGGGACGGGGGACGAGCCGCAGCAGGCCCTTGAGGAGGGTCGAGGCCACGTTTGGGGGGGCTTTTCCCCCGCCCCACCCCGCTTTTTTGGCCTCGTCCCCCCCGTCAGGCTGGACCGTCGAGGAGGAGATGCTGGGCGTCCTCGGCAAGTGCCTGCCCGCCCTCGCCCACCTGCGGGCCGTGCAGTgagtgtggggctggggagggggcacgcgggtgacccccccccaggcgctgcCACGTCCCCTCCCCAGCAACATGCCGCTTGATGCCacttgtgtcccccccccgcagcctctGGAGGGCCGGGCTGACCGACCGCCTGCTCCCCGCGCTGACCACGCTGCTGGCACGCTGCCCCGGCCTCGGGtaggcggtggggggggggtgtggggggggaaacACCTTGATTGGTGTCTCGTTATCTTTAATTAAGAGAATTTTGGAAACTCCTGCCTCCGCAGGACGCTCAGCCTGGAGGGGAACCCCTTGCCGGAGCACTCCTTCCACCTGCTGATGGGGCCCGGCAGCACGTGAGTGCCGCGCTCGACCCCGCGcagagcggggcggggggcacgcTACGGGGCGAAATCCCGCCTGGGACCACCAGgacccccgctgtcccccccccgtccccgcaggctGTCCCACCTCTCGCTGCGCAACAACGGCATCGGCGACGAGGCCGCCCGGCTCATCGGGCAGAGCCTCTCCACCCTCAGCTCCTCCAACCGCGGCCTGGTCTCGCTGGTCCTCAGCTTCAACCGCATCTCGGACGTGGGAGCGGGGCACATCGCCCaggtgggggctgcgggcttggcaagctgctgcctgctgcccgtGGCCCCCCCACCTCAGCCCatcctgtgccccccccccagggcttgCGCTGGAACCGCTCGCTGCTGTCGCTGTCCCTGGCGCACAACGACATCGGGGACGTGGGGGCCCTGCGGCTGGCCGAGGTGGGCTTCACCCCCCCCAGCAAGGGAGCAGGAGCGGGATGGGGCCGGAGGGAGATGGGGCCGGAGCTGAGCGGGATGGGGCTGGAGCGGGTGGGGCCGGAGCGGGATGGGGTCGGGCGGGATGGGGTCGGAGCGGGATGGGGTCGGATGGGGTCGGAGCGGGATTGGGGTCGGAGCGGGATGGGGTCGGAGCGGGATGGGGTCGGAGCGGGTTGGGGTCGGAGCGGGATGGGGTCGGAGCGGGATGGGGTCGGAGCGGGTTGGGGTCGGAGCGGGATGGGGTCGGAGCGGGATGGGGTCGGAGCGGGATGGGGTCGGAGCGGGATGGGGTCGGGCCGGAGCGGGATGGGGTCGGAGCTGAGCAGGATGGGGCCAGAGCGGGATGGGGTCGGAGCTGAGCAGGATGGGGTCAGAGCGGGATGGGGTCGGAGCTGAGTGGGATGGGGTCGGAGCGGGATGCGGCCGGCCCCATTAtcgcagccccggccccgctcgtGCCAGGTGCTGGGTCCTTTCACGCTGACGCACGCCGAGGTGGTGGAacggcggcggctgctgctggcggaGGCGCTGGGACAGCCCCAGGCGGTGAGCGTTTTGTGtgcgggatggggggggggcttcctggggccccccccagcaccggtGTGTGGCTCCCGAAGCAGGCTGAGGCCAGGAGCGAGCACGCCCCGAGCCTGCAGGGCAGCGCGGCCGCCGAGAGGCTGCCTCCGGCCAAGCACAGCAAGGGCATGGCCAAGAAGAAGGTGAGGGGGTGGGCGGCCAGcgtggggggtttggggttgggggggggcacggccgaTCAGACAGCtgccagattaaaaaaaaaaaaattctggttttgtctgggggccggcggggctgtggccgtgcctcagtttccccccagcacaagggggggggtccccaaagtgCTGCCCGAGGGGTGCAGCGGGGCTGAactcggtgccccccccccctccccggcgcTGTCCCTCGCAGGAGCTGCTGCGGAAGGACGACTTGAAGCAGCCCAAGAAGCGTGAgtgaggggcctggggggcgcgggggggccgtgcccggctcacctccctcctcctctgcccccccccccagccacgaCAGCGCCCGCAGACCCCCGGCCCACCCGAGGCCGCGGCGCCAAAGCCGCCAGCAAGGAGAAGCAGAGCGTGGAGGCGAGTGGCACCGGGaaggggggggctgggggacacgATGCTGcgtctgggaccccccca
Proteins encoded in this region:
- the LRRC71 gene encoding leucine-rich repeat-containing protein 71 isoform X8; this translates as MRRRRERTPREKVAVAAPEEEARNAARKGEQGAEEYQCSGLLEQDLAELCARAGIAAVPAVTPRPSPAGPAAAEGEEPAGPETRTRRRHGHVQRCVQVETEHDDPRSVREVFVRGWTVEEEMLGVLGKCLPALAHLRAVHLWRAGLTDRLLPALTTLLARCPGLGTLSLEGNPLPEHSFHLLMGPGSTLSHLSLRNNGIGDEAARLIGQSLSTLSSSNRGLVSLVLSFNRISDVGAGHIAQGLRWNRSLLSLSLAHNDIGDVGALRLAEVLGPFTLTHAEVVERRRLLLAEALGQPQAQAEARSEHAPSLQGSAAAERLPPAKHSKGMAKKKELLRKDDLKQPKKRAGSGRAVAPAAGAGVAPRGARRPAGEPRAAQPQPGPQPHHGAGPGRLPGRAAAAAGGAAGGGRGAAGAAAPLAAEERLPSQLRGLRPAPGAAAAARPRPRAAGPRGGAGCGALARGRLDSGGGGNKNQNKIK
- the LRRC71 gene encoding leucine-rich repeat-containing protein 71 isoform X5 — encoded protein: MRRRRERTPREKVAVAAPEEEARNAARKGEQGAEEYQCSGLLEQDLAELCARAGIAAVPAVTPRPSPAGPAAAEGEEPAGPETRTRRRHGHVQRCVQVETEHDDPRSVREVFVRGWTVEEEMLGVLGKCLPALAHLRAVHLWRAGLTDRLLPALTTLLARCPGLGTLSLEGNPLPEHSFHLLMGPGSTLSHLSLRNNGIGDEAARLIGQSLSTLSSSNRGLVSLVLSFNRISDVGAGHIAQGLRWNRSLLSLSLAHNDIGDVGALRLAEVLGPFTLTHAEVVERRRLLLAEALGQPQAQAEARSEHAPSLQGSAAAERLPPAKHSKGMAKKKPRQRPQTPGPPEAAAPKPPARRSRAWRRRIRPSRRTRCWSRRGTAGGTSSCRGTARCSTSTWPTTTSRSGAWAPSWPCCSSSRRSSRGGPRGGRGCCASRCRGTASLPAARPSPGSGSCCSGATPSPGRGAARRSRVRRPSQGTARFGGGGEQKSK
- the LRRC71 gene encoding leucine-rich repeat-containing protein 71 isoform X1 → MRRRRERTPREKVAVAAPEEEARNAARKGEQGAEEYQCSGLLEQDLAELCARAGIAAVPAVTPRPSPAGPAAAEGEEPAGPETRTRRRHGHVQRCVQVETEHDDPRSVREVFVRGWTVEEEMLGVLGKCLPALAHLRAVHLWRAGLTDRLLPALTTLLARCPGLGTLSLEGNPLPEHSFHLLMGPGSTLSHLSLRNNGIGDEAARLIGQSLSTLSSSNRGLVSLVLSFNRISDVGAGHIAQGLRWNRSLLSLSLAHNDIGDVGALRLAEVLGPFTLTHAEVVERRRLLLAEALGQPQAQAEARSEHAPSLQGSAAAERLPPAKHSKGMAKKKELLRKDDLKQPKKPTTAPADPRPTRGRGAKAASKEKQSVEASGTGKGGAGGHDAASGTPPHTLSTPPLRLLPRRRIRPSRRTRCWSRRGTAGGTSSCRGTARCSTSTWPTTTSRSGAWAPSWPCCSSSRRSSRGGPRGGRGCCASRCRGTASLPAARPSPGSGSCCSGATPSPGRGAARRSRVRRPSQGTARFGGGGEQKSK
- the LRRC71 gene encoding leucine-rich repeat-containing protein 71 isoform X2, which codes for MRRRRERTPREKVAVAAPEEEARNAARKGEQGAEEYQCSGLLEQDLAELCARAGIAAVPAVTPRPSPAGPAAAEGEEPAGPETRTRRRHGHVQRCVQVETEHDDPRSVREVFVRGWTVEEEMLGVLGKCLPALAHLRAVHLWRAGLTDRLLPALTTLLARCPGLGTLSLEGNPLPEHSFHLLMGPGSTLSHLSLRNNGIGDEAARLIGQSLSTLSSSNRGLVSLVLSFNRISDVGAGHIAQGLRWNRSLLSLSLAHNDIGDVGALRLAEVLGPFTLTHAEVVERRRLLLAEALGQPQAAEARSEHAPSLQGSAAAERLPPAKHSKGMAKKKELLRKDDLKQPKKPTTAPADPRPTRGRGAKAASKEKQSVEASGTGKGGAGGHDAASGTPPHTLSTPPLRLLPRRRIRPSRRTRCWSRRGTAGGTSSCRGTARCSTSTWPTTTSRSGAWAPSWPCCSSSRRSSRGGPRGGRGCCASRCRGTASLPAARPSPGSGSCCSGATPSPGRGAARRSRVRRPSQGTARFGGGGEQKSK
- the LRRC71 gene encoding leucine-rich repeat-containing protein 71 isoform X4, whose product is MRRRRERTPREKVAVAAPEEEARNAARKGEQGAEEYQCSGLLEQDLAELCARAGIAAVPAVTPRPSPAGPAAAEGEEPAGPETRTRRRHGHVQRCVQVETEHDDPRSVREVFVRGWTVEEEMLGVLGKCLPALAHLRAVHLWRAGLTDRLLPALTTLLARCPGLGTLSLEGNPLPEHSFHLLMGPGSTLSHLSLRNNGIGDEAARLIGQSLSTLSSSNRGLVSLVLSFNRISDVGAGHIAQGLRWNRSLLSLSLAHNDIGDVGALRLAEVLGPFTLTHAEVVERRRLLLAEALGQPQAAEARSEHAPSLQGSAAAERLPPAKHSKGMAKKKPRQRPQTPGPPEAAAPKPPARRSRAWRRVAPGRGGLGDTMLRLGPPHTPSAPPPSASSPGAGSGRAVAPAAGAGVAPRGARRPAGEPRAAQPQPGPQPHHGAGPGRLPGRAAAAAGGAAGGGRGAAGAAAPLAAEERLPSQLRGLRPAPGAAAAARPRPRAAGPRGGAGCGALARGRLDSGGGGNKNQNKIK
- the LRRC71 gene encoding leucine-rich repeat-containing protein 71 isoform X3, translating into MRRRRERTPREKVAVAAPEEEARNAARKGEQGAEEYQCSGLLEQDLAELCARAGIAAVPAVTPRPSPAGPAAAEGEEPAGPETRTRRRHGHVQRCVQVETEHDDPRSVREVFVRGWTVEEEMLGVLGKCLPALAHLRAVHLWRAGLTDRLLPALTTLLARCPGLGTLSLEGNPLPEHSFHLLMGPGSTLSHLSLRNNGIGDEAARLIGQSLSTLSSSNRGLVSLVLSFNRISDVGAGHIAQGLRWNRSLLSLSLAHNDIGDVGALRLAEVLGPFTLTHAEVVERRRLLLAEALGQPQAQAEARSEHAPSLQGSAAAERLPPAKHSKGMAKKKPRQRPQTPGPPEAAAPKPPARRSRAWRRVAPGRGGLGDTMLRLGPPHTPSAPPPSASSPGAGSGRAVAPAAGAGVAPRGARRPAGEPRAAQPQPGPQPHHGAGPGRLPGRAAAAAGGAAGGGRGAAGAAAPLAAEERLPSQLRGLRPAPGAAAAARPRPRAAGPRGGAGCGALARGRLDSGGGGNKNQNKIK
- the LRRC71 gene encoding leucine-rich repeat-containing protein 71 isoform X7 yields the protein MRRRRERTPREKVAVAAPEEEARNAARKGEQGAEEYQCSGLLEQDLAELCARAGIAAVPAVTPRPSPAGPAAAEGEEPAGPETRTRRRHGHVQRCVQVETEHDDPRSVREVFVRGWTVEEEMLGVLGKCLPALAHLRAVHLWRAGLTDRLLPALTTLLARCPGLGTLSLEGNPLPEHSFHLLMGPGSTLSHLSLRNNGIGDEAARLIGQSLSTLSSSNRGLVSLVLSFNRISDVGAGHIAQGLRWNRSLLSLSLAHNDIGDVGALRLAEVLGPFTLTHAEVVERRRLLLAEALGQPQAAEARSEHAPSLQGSAAAERLPPAKHSKGMAKKKELLRKDDLKQPKKPTTAPADPRPTRGRGAKAASKEKQSVEAQDPAEPSHPLLEPAWHRGGHVVLPGNRALLNLNLAHNHITERGLGAFLAVLQQQQEEQPGGAAGRPGLLRLSLQRNGFPPSCEAFARLRELLQRRDPVPGPRGREEEQGAAP
- the LRRC71 gene encoding leucine-rich repeat-containing protein 71 isoform X6; protein product: MRRRRERTPREKVAVAAPEEEARNAARKGEQGAEEYQCSGLLEQDLAELCARAGIAAVPAVTPRPSPAGPAAAEGEEPAGPETRTRRRHGHVQRCVQVETEHDDPRSVREVFVRGWTVEEEMLGVLGKCLPALAHLRAVHLWRAGLTDRLLPALTTLLARCPGLGTLSLEGNPLPEHSFHLLMGPGSTLSHLSLRNNGIGDEAARLIGQSLSTLSSSNRGLVSLVLSFNRISDVGAGHIAQGLRWNRSLLSLSLAHNDIGDVGALRLAEVLGPFTLTHAEVVERRRLLLAEALGQPQAQAEARSEHAPSLQGSAAAERLPPAKHSKGMAKKKELLRKDDLKQPKKPTTAPADPRPTRGRGAKAASKEKQSVEAQDPAEPSHPLLEPAWHRGGHVVLPGNRALLNLNLAHNHITERGLGAFLAVLQQQQEEQPGGAAGRPGLLRLSLQRNGFPPSCEAFARLRELLQRRDPVPGPRGREEEQGAAP